The DNA segment CATATATGTAGAAAAGAGTTTATTTGTAGGAATCTTAAGATTAATGGGAATGTCATATGTTTAAGTTATACATTAACATTTGCTTTGGATGTTTTACAGGACTACCAGACATATTATCATCAAGGAACAGCAGCCAGTACTTGTCAGGGAAATGGAATCCTAGGAGGTAAATTGCCTTTTTCCACATTAGATCATAGAAATGTgtaatgttttaacttttgtctttattgtatTATTCCATTTTTTCACAGTTAGACTGAATCTGTTACTGTATGTAGAACAGGACTATTTAACTAAACTCTTCAAAAGCtgctgtcctgcatgttttaaatatgttgttgctttaattctGCTGATTCAAATGGATGAATGTTCTCCTCAGCATGTTATGAAGTTTTGCAGAGTTGTGGAagtaaacatttgtttctgctgtGGTGGAACAgggacacatttaaaaatttattggACTTCTTCTTTTGTACACATACCACAGCAACACTCTACTGCTCTCCTTCACTTTAAAGCTTTACTGACTCAGAATGCTGTAATAATTGgattttctttgtggttttagCTGCTCCAGGTGTAAAGCTGGTTCCTGCTGCCGTTGTGATATCACAGAGTCCACAAGTTTACCAACCACATATCATTGCGCCACCTGCTGTACAGGTAATGCCATCGGTTGTAATGAATTAcataaagttgaaaaataatATCGAcctctaaaaaaaacccctaaactCTAATTCCAGGCATTGCCTCTTGCTCAACAACTGGATGCAAAATCTCAGCCAGGACTTGCAGCTATTGAATCTGTAGCTCTGCCTGCCTTGGCTGTAGCTGCTGCCCAGGTTAATGGAGCAGGTGCAATACCAGCTGCTGGACTGGCGGCGGAGTCTACCACTGGTACGGGCAAATGTGTTCCTTTAgtacacttcttttttttttatgtaatggatagaatctgactttttattttactttttaaaactgtgatttCAGGAAAatctgagctcctttaaatagGTTTTGGTAGGTTTCAATTGATCTAGGTTTTTCTAGCAGATGGAGGCACTGACCAGAGTGGAATGCAAACTTAAGCTGATTCTGACTTTACTCTTTGAAGTATTGATAAAAAAGATACAGTCTGCTATTTATAATACTTGTTTACAGCCTTCCTGCTTTTGAATATTCATGTTAGCAACCGAGATGATTTCACACTGTGTGATAAAGCAGGTGATGGAAAACAGGGTTTTACTATcttgaaacacaaaacaaatttttaaaatctcatcaaCCAGTTTATCTGTCTGAGCCCCAGTTAACAGAAATGTCTTAATGCGTTAGCTTCATACATACATAGCTTCCTATAAGTACCTTCTCTGACTTCTTATTGCCTCAGCGATACTGAATATTGTAAACTGATCAGGGTAGATCAAGCTGAAGGTTTTCTGATGACTCTTTAATTTCTAGGACTTTTTGTTAGTGTCTTATACAGCAGTAATAACCTAAATATCCTAAACCGGTACTATCACAACTTTTTAATGCACTTATCAGGATTCTGTTAACAAGTATTAACTTGATGTTTCCATGATCAACAGGTTCTGTTCCTGATACATCTACCTATCAATATGATGAGTCTTCTGGCTATTATTACGACCCTCAGACTGGCCTCTACTACGACCCAAATTCACAAGTAAGTAACACAAAGTCCTTAATATCAGCCAGTTTGGTTGGAGAGATTTCCTAATGTTTTGATTCTGTACATCACTGCTTTATATTTCAGTATTATTACAACACTCAGACTCAGCAGTACCTGTACTGGGATAGTGAGAAACAGACATATGTACCGGCCTCTGGCAACATAAACGCTGGGCAGAATGATAAAACAGCAAATGGTTCAGCGGGAGGCAACAAGGAGCCtaaagagaagaaagagaaaccaAAGAGCAAGACTGCACAGCAGGTATTTTTGTAAATCTCACTTTAAGGGACTTTATCTCTTCTGTTTAGCTTTATCTGttttattactgttttgttttttttaaaaactttgatttttaaatatttcagattgcTAAAGACATGGAACGATGGGCTAAAAGTCTCAataagcagaaagaaaacttcaaaaGTAGCTTTCAGCCCATCAGTcaagaagagaggaaggaggcagcagcagctgatgctGGATACACATTGTTTGAGAAGAAGGTATTTCATAAGATTCAACAGGTAAACGTCGCAGCGGGTAATATTTGACAAATTTAGATAAACGTGTTGAATGACTCTTCAGCAGGGAGGTCTAGACAGACTCATGCAAGAGGTTGCGAGGTGCGCTGAAGAGGAAGCACTTCCTGTAAGCTCTGCCAGCTCTTCCAAGGTATTTCCTCTTTCTGGAGTTTCATTAGGTTTGGCCTCTGAGTTTATTATCTGGTTTTTATGGGAGGTTCCCTCTGTGTTTGTGGGATAGTGTGGCCTGGTGGCAGCCTACAGTGGAGACAGTGACCCTGAGGAAGGAGTTGGAGGAGGAGAATCCGATGGTGGTGACCTGAGTCTGGACAAACTGACAGACTGGAAGAAGATGGCCTGTCTGCTGTGTAGGAGACAGTTCCCCAACAAAGAGGGTTTAGTGAGacatcagcagctctctgaCCTTCACAAGGTATTACCCTAACTTACTGACTTCTGACTGATTAGTTTCAAATTTCAACAgtccaactaaataaaataaaaaaattggttttCTCTTAGAAAAACCTTGAAGTTCTCCGCAGATCTAAAATGAGTGAAGCAGAGCTGGAAGAGTTggaaaggaaagaaacagaGGTTTGAGCATACACTCATATGCTTGGATATTTTCATCttactttgacctttttttaattataaatgtatatattttggcATCAGCAAAAATACAGGGACAGAGCAGCtgagagaagagaaaaatacGGCATCCCAGAACCACCAGTgcctaaaaagaagaaattcaacCAGCCAGCACCAGTCGTGTAAGAGCATTGTTGTGTATTTTAAGACacaaattgtactttttttttttttttttctcttttactatacaaatttaatatttattttttacctgcaGAAACTATGAACAGCCCACTAAAGATGGCCTTACCAGTGATAATATTGGGAACAAGATGCTGCAGGCCATGGGCTGGAAAGAGGGGAAGGGTCTTGGTCGCAACCAGCAGGGCATCACCGCTCCGATCGAGGTACACACCGTAAAAATGGAGATGACGGACTCCATCTCGCCGAGCAGCATTAATTGCTGTAAAGCGTGCTAATGCGTGTCCTCCTTCTCTGCAGGCACAGTTGAGAACTAAAGGAGCTGGACTTGGCACCAAGGGAACCAATTACACTCTGTCTGCTTCAGATACATACAAAGACGCAGTCCGGAAAGCAATGTTCGCCCGCTTCACAGAATTGGAATGAGTCGTTTTCCAACTTGATTGCGTTGGTGTGATCTGTGAAATATCAGCCATACTATCGCAGAGGAGAAAATGGACTCCTGTTAAATAAATCCACTCTCTGTATGACACATAATGGTTAAATTACTGTCACAAAATGGACCACCAGAGGAGATTTGTTTAAGTTACCTGAAGTTGTAAAGGATCTAATTTATAAATTGTACATATGCATAATgatttgtctttgttgttttacattgctgttttgttttagttttatttttatttaagtttctttGCATGACTGTACAGTTTATACAAGATCTTgtcaaatgtaaagaaaataaaagatgggCTTAAAGTTGGGATCATCTCTTATATGTCTTGTTATGACAGGTCAGCTGAAAGTTGGTGCAAAGTTAAATTTCAGCAATTCAATTCAGACAGTGAATCTGTTATGCGTGTTAAGATTCATTGCTGCTGGTATACCAAgacttattttaatattgtagATTATTGCTTACAGGTGATGAAAACTAAAGTTCTATTTATCAAATTATATTAAGACCCATAGAAAGAGATTTTCAACATAGAACTCTCAGATTGTGTCTGACATTGAATGGGAGACTGCTTTGACATTTATTCAGCTGATACTCTGAGACACTTCACAAATGGACTAAGCTGCTATGTTattgctgaagaagctgagTACCTGCACTGATGTGTAAGCATTACataagttaagtggaaggaaaatgtttggatgagaaaaatgcaaatttacttttcatttgGAGATCAAGGGTCCAGATTCTGGAGGAGTTAAATTCAAGATGTGCACTTCACACCCTGACTTTAGATAATACATGGATTATTGTTAAGGATGAGAGCAGCTTCATGAGTTCAGATGTGCTGAAGGAAAATATTAGAACTAAGTAGGGTTTCTCGAGATATCAGTTATGTCATAAAACACATAATCTTGTTGGGGGGGAGCTTCTCTCTTGAATTGGTTCTCCTCTCTGAATCGATGTATATTTTAAAGCACACTAGTATGAAACcaaggttttcattttcattcttgCCCCTTCAGAGATTAGTATGTTCTCAAGAACATATtggactgcaaaaaaaaaagtttcactgtTAAACTAAAACCTCAACTTTATGGGATTTTGAATTTACTGGATTGTCTTTATCTGCTCACCATTTTCTTAGTTTATATTTAGGAATTACGTTCCCAATGATATTGTACATTCAATGGTTTCACAGATCTCAATttagacaaatatttttccaatctGAGGTTGGATTTGTAGAGTGCAAAGATTCTCCCTCCTGAGCAGTGGAcctctgcatctcctccagagttaccataaGCTTCTTGACTGTTTTTCTGGTTCCACTGGCCATGTCTTGGCAAGTTTACATTCAGAGGCATACTCTcttcattttcaagttataCACTGAAAACagctctgtgagatgttcaaagcttatgatttgtatttaattttgttattatttgaaCTGATTCTCAAATTTAATCACACACTGCCATACATTAACTAGGTGTCCTCTGAAGGCAATAGgttgcagtggattttattttaggaatttcAGAGTAAGAGATCCTAAATACAATTGAatgacaaattttgaaaaacaggcttcattttccttccatgtcACACTTTTAAGCACTGCTTTGTAtttataaattacataaaataccaaataaaatacattaaagtttaagATTATAATCTGACAAGTAAAAAAAGCAAGGCACTGCAATAAACTGAGGTTGTTGTCCTTTTCCCTTATATGTAAAGTCTGTCCAAATGCTGCGATCcgaaggaagaaaaataaaacctctgagcCAAATTAAGTAACAAGGATTCCTTTTGCTATCTGTCTGTCCAATTTATCCAGTTCATACCAGCTCAAACAAGCTTAAAGAATGTGAGAAACAAATATAGGTTCAGCAGTTCACAGATTTTACAGTACTTCCAACAAGTTTATGCTTAGCATGGTTTGACatataagttttaaagaaagaccttttttaaatgaaaatacaaaatgaagcAGATTAAAGGGAAAATTGAGACATGTCATGGGGTTTCTACTCTACAAATGACTAGAAGTCAGAGGTGATAACATTTGTGAGGAATGTGTGATCTATATATTTCAGCCTGTTTAAGGAGGACAACggaaactgttttgtttcacaGGACCAAGAGTCCAATCCAGTCATTTAGCATGGAAATAACcctaattagtttttttgtgttaatttaaaatttggaacatttaatggttaaatatttttcatcattttaattgtttcatttctgagcatgagaagaagaaacagttgAGATTCTATGGGGAgttgttttctgactttttatgaAATTCTGTTTAATATGTTTCCCACAATAAACTGAGTTTGTGAAGGAATTTGTATCAATCTGCCTACTTATGGAACAAATTGTGTCAGAATTTATTCTGTATACTTTACATCTGAatataatatctttaaataattatagtatattatatgtattttaatgactttattaGTGTATATTTTTTGATagtcaaatatataaatatttaacaactcTTAAATTATTGTACTGTCAGTTTGTCTCCCATACAAACTGACCCTAGAGGGCGCTAAAAGTACCGTTTTTCAGGCAGGTGACTTCAGATCTGTTGAGAAtatcagtgattttattttggttcctggaggcaaaataaaaaacaaaaaacatgttgtgTTAGTTGCCACACATTAAATTTGTTCCTAATTTTCTCGTCAGTCATGTTTTCCTGCATCAGTAAATAATTTGACAGAGGTAATTATAACCTATGTTATAATTACCCATCAGTTGTTCAGCAATGACTTACCCTAGAAAAACCCGTCAACATTGAGAAAACGGCAAAAAATAATGCTGCTAGATCACTCACTGGCAGCACAGAACTGTaactttttcatattgtttctTAGTGCGCGTTATGCGCTCTTTCACCCGAACAGAAATGGATTCTGTTTCCGGCAGGTAGTAAAGGTGCAAAAGTGTGAGTTGCTCAATGCGCACTGCAGAGCCACTTTATCTTAGTTCATTTATGCAACAGAATACTGTCAACTAGGTTCCCTTCCTTCCAAAAGTGTTGAAACCTTACCTCCCAGCAGATTCACAGGCGCAGTGGGTGGGATGGACGGAGGGCGGAGGTGGGGTGCGGGGTGCTGGGTGCGCACACAGGAGGCGGACCTACGTTGCGACCCCCACAGCTCTGGCTGAAGATAATTTTACGATGCCGACCATTTCCCCAAGCACATTTTGTCGCCGCAGCGTAGCAGAGACACAATCAGTCAAGTAAAAACCGCACATAACCAGGCagatatcaaacacagaaaaagaggaGAGGTTCCCAGGAAAGGAAACACCGCTGCCCATTGTAATATCTCGGAATATCAGTGGAATTAGGCTGAAATCTTAAGGACAAGTGCGTTTGGTAAGAGTGgacaaatcttatttttaagtttcttaTAAAGGGGAACATTACTAAACTCTGTGGTATTATAAcgaactggttttattttatatttaaggattgttatatgttttttaaaaacaaagacatctGTCAGTCATAAGTGGAAGAGAATCTTAatagaaatatgtgaaaactcaaatgtgttgttgttggATGGCGAAGTGGCTGCGCCAACTTGTAGTTTAATGTCTTAggtcataaaaaaagaacataaattgCTCCTTCTTTTTAGGGAGCGCTAACCTCAGGACATGTCAGGAGGACCATGTGGCGCTTTAAGTGACAAACTGGTGGTGTCCATCTTTTGTTCGTGAAGCGTTTTATTCTCCCCGGGCCTTATGGAgtttaatttacctttttaaactgtttaatctAAGTTGCAAAAGTGACATACTGTGACACATAAACCCGCATTTGCAGCGTGGGAATCTAAATATACTAGTTTGGGATTTACTTGACCAGATTTCTGCAGCGCTCTTAAACTTAGTGTCGTGACGTCACTGCCTTACTTCTACGTGACATTTTCCAGCCCTACACCTTTTGCTTAAGCACTTTGTTCCTTACTATAGAAGATAATGGGCAATATTGCCGCTAATGGGTGAGAGATGTTCTCATTTTTTCATACACGAGCAAAACAAACACCATTACCAACCAGCAGAGGCCATTTAAAGCTCCTCTTCTTTGTTATTGTAGGCTAAACATAGACAtgtggaggaagagggagaaaggGAAAGAGCGCCCTGTGTGGAAAGTTGCCTACATGGTGCGCATTTTCACTCATTACTCTCTgatgtgtttgtattgtgtgcCTGGTGATAATGAAAATGAGAAGCTTTTACTGTACAGTCACCGTTTCTCAAACTGTGGGGCAAGTCCAGTTCGTGCAATTTAGGTTTCCTCTAATGTTCTGAAACAACATTTTGGCACAAATAGCCTATTGGCATtgtaaatatgaacaaattaaCTATAACATGGGCTGCaatgcaaaagtatttgcacccGTTGAACTTTGATACATTTCTTCACGTTCACATTATGATCAGGACAATTCTGTAAGATACCAGAGCTCAGTAGAGTATGGTTGTTAAATCTCAGGAAAACAAGTGAAGGTGCTGCACCTTTATTTACTTTGACTCCACTATCATCTTTGTCTATgctgcagacagacaaaatCCAGCAGCCGCTGCTGCGTCATCACTGGTTTAATGACATGCAAACTATCCGAAGTACTAGATAGTTAATACGAGCAACTACATACTAGATGCACACAGCCATACCAGTGACAGAACCTGGTGGTGCTTCAAATTTCCCAGTCAGAACATTCAGGTTCTTAGTAACAGCACGTGTCTCTAAATGTGTAAAGCTGGTATAAAAGTACACCACTAAATAGTCACAGCTAGTTggagcaatatatatatatatatatatatatatatatatatatatatatatatatatatatatatatatatatatatatatatatatacttttcagtttttgaaatttataacacttttaaaataacatcttCCTCACAATTATGTGTGCTGGTCTGTCAACAGGTTAAACTGTGGTTATCAAGTTGATCAAATGTTCTAACCAACAACATGATTTGCCCGATAGCATTGTTAAAGGTTCATTTAGAAAGGATGTAAGGGTGTTAAAGGGTCAAATTTTTAAGAGTTTATCTGGTTTGATAGCCCTAGAGAGAATAGAAAAGATTTCCATGACCTTAGTGGACCTTCAGCTGGTTGCCTTCTAATTCAAGCTTGGACATATTTTTGTCTGGGTTAAACACAAactattttttcttattcactGAACTTTATTAAAAGGaattgagacattttttttaagcttaaaaGAGAAGATGTACCTTATTCACAAAACCTCTATTGGTCTATAACACCACATGATCCCTTTGGCAACTAAATATGATCAGAGCCACTgtattattgatattgatcacagtCACTCTCCATCATCAACGTCTTCAGCAATTCTTCCTACGTTGTAGCATGCGATTTTTAGACCTTCACTTGTTATCATTTTGAACCTTTCGTCGATGTCATGTGCTGCTGTCATATTGATTGAAGCCTTTTAAATGGGAAATATTAACAGTGTGAATGAAAAATGCACAACGTAATCAATATGGTATTGATCTGAGCTCAGGCTGTTCATGAAATTTAATATGGAGCTTGTCaaccttgatttaaaaaaatgataggGAAATAGAAATGAATCTAGGACAATCTTATTGtcactgtttattttgttatattgtAGATTCAATTTGTTGTACTCTTGGCGATTGAGTGTCATTTCAGGGTACTTTCCTTTTCTACAAGATGATTTGTTTCATATTCAAAAATTGTTTCACTGTTGCTGCTAGTTTGGTTGTTTGACATCCTTGGAACAGGGACCAGGTGCTGCAATAACATACACGACAGGAAATGAGGTCCATAACCCCCACTTGCTCCAATGTGGGCCATGACTTGACATCACAGTAAAACTGACGCGGGTAAAACAACCTTGTTTGAACATCAAACACATTGCAAAAGATGCTTCAATGCCGTTGGCGATGGAGAAAGAAGGTTTGAACTCTTAATGGGTTTTTAGTGGTGGGCTGATCAGAGttagaaaagaacaaataaaccCTTGTGCTGGCAGTGACCTCGACTTGTGCAGCGGTCAAAATGGCAAGACGTGGACAGGTGCACAGTGTGTGGAAGTCAATGTTTTATCCAGGCTGGATGCAGCCAGCTGCTCTCCTCAGTCCCTTCGAGGAGATGTGTGGATTTCTGTATCTGAGTCAGCCAAAGTGTTAAGTGTCAGCCACTCCAGGGTTTATAATTATCTTTGTCA comes from the Gambusia affinis linkage group LG07, SWU_Gaff_1.0, whole genome shotgun sequence genome and includes:
- the rbm5 gene encoding RNA-binding protein 5 isoform X1, which translates into the protein MGADKRISRTERSGRYGSEQSRDDPDWRDRRDRDQERDHNSRRWSEERRDRYDGDRRGPRDSPEQRERKRRNSDRSEDGYHSDGDYQEQDYRREPGDDRKSKTIMLGGLSSHTTEEDIRFAIDQLEGPQPIDVRLMKKRTGISRGFAFVDFYHLQDATRWMETNQKLLVIQGKVVDMHYSHPRNKYEDWLCNTCGLYNFRRRLKCFRCGAAKADGEAGNAAGLPELQPTGDFYGDTIILRNIAPLTTVDAILTALAPYANLSANNIRLIKDKQTGQNRGFAFVQLSSPLEASQLLTILQGLQPPLKLDGKTIGVDYAKSARKDLLLPDGNRVSAFSVASTAIAAAQWSSAQPQQSSDGMSEYACLQEGYAPLSQDYQTYYHQGTAASTCQGNGILGAAPGVKLVPAAVVISQSPQVYQPHIIAPPAVQALPLAQQLDAKSQPGLAAIESVALPALAVAAAQVNGAGAIPAAGLAAESTTGSVPDTSTYQYDESSGYYYDPQTGLYYDPNSQYYYNTQTQQYLYWDSEKQTYVPASGNINAGQNDKTANGSAGGNKEPKEKKEKPKSKTAQQIAKDMERWAKSLNKQKENFKSSFQPISQEERKEAAAADAGYTLFEKKQGGLDRLMQEVARCAEEEALPVSSASSSKCGLVAAYSGDSDPEEGVGGGESDGGDLSLDKLTDWKKMACLLCRRQFPNKEGLVRHQQLSDLHKKNLEVLRRSKMSEAELEELERKETEQKYRDRAAERREKYGIPEPPVPKKKKFNQPAPVVNYEQPTKDGLTSDNIGNKMLQAMGWKEGKGLGRNQQGITAPIEAQLRTKGAGLGTKGTNYTLSASDTYKDAVRKAMFARFTELE
- the rbm5 gene encoding RNA-binding protein 5 isoform X3, which translates into the protein MGADKRISRTERSGRYGSEQSRDDPDWRDRRDRDQERDHNSRRWSEERRDRYDGDRRGPRDSPERERKRRNSDRSEDGYHSDGDYQEQDYRREPGDDRKSKTIMLGGLSSHTTEEDIRFAIDQLEGPQPIDVRLMKKRTGISRGFAFVDFYHLQDATRWMETNQKLLVIQGKVVDMHYSHPRNKYEDWLCNTCGLYNFRRRLKCFRCGAAKADGEAGNAAGLPELQPTGDFYGDTIILRNIAPLTTVDAILTALAPYANLSANNIRLIKDKQTGQNRGFAFVQLSSPLEASQLLTILQGLQPPLKLDGKTIGVDYAKSARKDLLLPDGNRVSAFSVASTAIAAAQWSSAQPQQSSDGMSEYACLQEGYAPLSQDYQTYYHQGTAASTCQGNGILGAAPGVKLVPAAVVISQSPQVYQPHIIAPPAVQALPLAQQLDAKSQPGLAAIESVALPALAVAAAQVNGAGAIPAAGLAAESTTGSVPDTSTYQYDESSGYYYDPQTGLYYDPNSQYYYNTQTQQYLYWDSEKQTYVPASGNINAGQNDKTANGSAGGNKEPKEKKEKPKSKTAQQIAKDMERWAKSLNKQKENFKSSFQPISQEERKEAAAADAGYTLFEKKQGGLDRLMQEVARCAEEEALPVSSASSSKCGLVAAYSGDSDPEEGVGGGESDGGDLSLDKLTDWKKMACLLCRRQFPNKEGLVRHQQLSDLHKKNLEVLRRSKMSEAELEELERKETEQKYRDRAAERREKYGIPEPPVPKKKKFNQPAPVVNYEQPTKDGLTSDNIGNKMLQAMGWKEGKGLGRNQQGITAPIEAQLRTKGAGLGTKGTNYTLSASDTYKDAVRKAMFARFTELE
- the rbm5 gene encoding RNA-binding protein 5 isoform X2, yielding MGADKRISRTERSGRYGSEQSRDDPDWRDRRDRDQERDHNSRRWSEERRDRYDGDRRGPRDSPEQRERKRRNSDRSEDGYHSDGDYQEQDYRREPGDDRKSKTIMLGGLSSHTTEEDIRFAIDQLEGPQPIDVRLMKKRTGISRGFAFVDFYHLQDATRWMETNQKLLVIQGKVVDMHYSHPRNKYEDWLCNTCGLYNFRRRLKCFRCGAAKADGEAGNAAGLPELQPTGDFYGDTIILRNIAPLTTVDAILTALAPYANLSANNIRLIKDKQTGQNRGFAFVQLSSPLEASQLLTILQGLQPPLKLDGKTIGVDYAKSARKDLLLPDGNRVSAFSVASTAIAAAQWSSAQPQQSSDGMSEYACLQEGYAPLSQDYQTYYHQGTAASTCQGNGILGAAPGVKLVPAAVVISQSPQVYQPHIIAPPAVQALPLAQQLDAKSQPGLAAIESVALPALAVAAAQVNGAGAIPAAGLAAESTTGSVPDTSTYQYDESSGYYYDPQTGLYYDPNSQYYYNTQTQQYLYWDSEKQTYVPASGNINAGQNDKTANGSAGGNKEPKEKKEKPKSKTAQQIAKDMERWAKSLNKQKENFKSSFQPISQEERKEAAAADAGYTLFEKKGGLDRLMQEVARCAEEEALPVSSASSSKCGLVAAYSGDSDPEEGVGGGESDGGDLSLDKLTDWKKMACLLCRRQFPNKEGLVRHQQLSDLHKKNLEVLRRSKMSEAELEELERKETEQKYRDRAAERREKYGIPEPPVPKKKKFNQPAPVVNYEQPTKDGLTSDNIGNKMLQAMGWKEGKGLGRNQQGITAPIEAQLRTKGAGLGTKGTNYTLSASDTYKDAVRKAMFARFTELE